The nucleotide window GAACCTGCCGCGTCACGGATGAGGAGCTCTCGAGCATTGCTCATATCCCCCTTTTCTATCATGAACGCGGCGAGCACGAATGACGGTGGTGTTGCCTTTGCCGCACGTACCGCCGCTGCATATGATGCCACCGGTTTCCCTGCGAGCGATGCAAGGAAGACCGTTTCATGCGTGTAGAGGGCATTGGACGCCTCACGCTCAAGCGGTGCTATCACTTCGAGCGCATCGGCGAATCGTTCGGTTATCTGACAGCTTTTATAGAGCGGTATGGCGAACATGAGCCCTTCGACATCGTTCGCTACCGCGGCATAGCGCGGTCCGATGAGCGCGGCGCATTGCTCATAATTGCCCGCGTAGAATTCCACGACGCCGAGATAGAGCTCGGCATACGCCCGGTATTGACCCGTTGGCGGAAGCGCGAGGAGTTTCTCGAACGATATGCGTGCGGATTGATAATCGCTCTTGCGATAATCGATATAGCCGGTGTAAAAGAGCGCCTCGGTATTGTCGGGGTCGGACGCGAGGATGCGCTTGTAATAGCCTTTCGCCTCATCGCCATTGTTGAAGGCGGAAAGCGCTATCGATCCGAGCTCAGCGAGCGATTCAGCGTGGTTCGTATCGAGATTGTTCACGATATAGAGGAACGATCGATATGCCGCTTCGATATCGCCGAGAAGTTTCTGCGTCTGTGCGAGCGAAAGGACGATAGTGACCGTGCGCTGCTGCTCGAACAGCCGGTCGAAGATATCGCGTGCACGCATGAGGTCATTGCGCGATTCACGCTCTATCCGTTCTGCTTCGTCCGGGAGTGCCCGGGATTTCTCAAGCCGCGAACGCGCCTTGGAGAGAAGATTGCTCGCTTCCTGAAAGGCAAGCTGTCTATCCGCAACGGTGCGGTACTGCGTCGATACGCAGCCGGGCGTGAGGATAAGTTCAATGGATATCGCCGCGATAAGTACGGCGGAAGAGAAAGCTGTCCTGCGTAATGTTCGCGTCATGGTACGGTCTCAATAGCAGGGGAGGGCATAGCCGCATTGTACGGCCAGCGGCGGATTTGTCAAGCAGAGCCTGTCATTTGCAG belongs to Spirochaetota bacterium and includes:
- a CDS encoding tetratricopeptide repeat protein; this translates as MTRTLRRTAFSSAVLIAAISIELILTPGCVSTQYRTVADRQLAFQEASNLLSKARSRLEKSRALPDEAERIERESRNDLMRARDIFDRLFEQQRTVTIVLSLAQTQKLLGDIEAAYRSFLYIVNNLDTNHAESLAELGSIALSAFNNGDEAKGYYKRILASDPDNTEALFYTGYIDYRKSDYQSARISFEKLLALPPTGQYRAYAELYLGVVEFYAGNYEQCAALIGPRYAAVANDVEGLMFAIPLYKSCQITERFADALEVIAPLEREASNALYTHETVFLASLAGKPVASYAAAVRAAKATPPSFVLAAFMIEKGDMSNARELLIRDAAGSPPLETMQMLFHIDRKLGPPERARKTELDLAVYYYRNNVYGMALRHLTSLVAEKKYAYLWYDIAMAYLRTNDTEHARDAAARYIKADITHKLAALWDVSDFLLRQRSFPDAQAGYDRIIKLFPDSTFAYLQKGVVYGMTGDAPSARRMIEKARSLFAGEDDKGKKSAYYTIGTIELMIGRSKEAVDALSRALDLDPDDPNSLNALGYTYIDQDINIAKGLTLVKKALSIRQSPHFYDSLGWGYFKEKRFDEAKTELTRALGGFSGEGLSVVYGHLGDVYLAMGDTANALESFRKALAVEEKSIEFNEKAVREKVKKLEGKR